The Nitriliruptor alkaliphilus DSM 45188 genome includes a region encoding these proteins:
- the rfbF gene encoding glucose-1-phosphate cytidylyltransferase encodes MKAVILAGGFGTRLSEETAVRPKPMVEIGGRPIIWHIMRYYAAYGVQDFVVCCGYKGDIIKDYFLNYGRLASDITVDLASGDVTVHRGANEPWRVTLVDTGLETMTGGRVRRARPYIGDETFCLTYGDGVSDVAIDELIAFHRRSGVLATLTAVQPPGRFGAMTLPKGEDRIAAFQEKPANGDGGDEAWINGGYFVLEPDAIDYIDGDGTVWERDPMERLARQGQLAAFRHRGFWQPMDTLRDKNLLEELWSQRRAPWAVA; translated from the coding sequence GTGAAGGCAGTGATACTCGCGGGGGGCTTCGGGACTCGCTTGAGCGAGGAGACCGCCGTCCGTCCGAAGCCGATGGTCGAGATCGGGGGACGCCCGATCATCTGGCACATCATGCGGTACTACGCCGCCTACGGCGTCCAGGATTTCGTCGTCTGCTGCGGCTACAAGGGCGACATCATCAAGGACTACTTCCTGAACTACGGGCGGCTCGCGTCCGACATCACCGTCGACCTGGCATCCGGTGACGTCACGGTGCACCGCGGGGCGAACGAGCCCTGGCGCGTGACCCTCGTGGACACCGGGCTGGAGACGATGACCGGTGGCCGGGTGCGGCGCGCGCGGCCGTACATCGGGGACGAGACCTTCTGTCTCACCTACGGTGACGGTGTGAGCGACGTGGCCATCGACGAACTGATCGCCTTCCACCGGCGGTCCGGGGTCCTCGCGACCCTGACCGCGGTCCAGCCACCCGGCCGGTTCGGTGCCATGACCTTGCCGAAGGGAGAGGATCGGATCGCGGCCTTCCAGGAGAAGCCGGCGAACGGGGACGGTGGCGACGAGGCCTGGATCAACGGCGGGTACTTCGTGCTCGAGCCCGACGCGATCGACTACATCGACGGTGACGGGACGGTGTGGGAGCGTGACCCGATGGAACGCCTGGCACGCCAGGGGCAGCTTGCCGCCTTCCGACACCGCGGCTTCTGGCAACCGATGGACACCCTCCGCGACAAGAACCTCCTCGAGGAGCTCTGGTCGCAACGTCGTGCCCCCTGGGCTGTCGCGTGA
- the rfbC gene encoding dTDP-4-dehydrorhamnose 3,5-epimerase, whose amino-acid sequence MQFEPLDVTGAFLLRPERRADARGWFARVFSADEFAAHGLDVTIAQINLTATERAGTVRGLHYQLPPAAESKLVRCTEGAIFDVVVDSRPGSPTFGRWAGAELSAEDGVSLYVPAGCAHGYQALVDGTRTLYHASVSYSPQHERGIDHADPQLAISWPLPPSGLSEKDASLPPLSEADLPGQD is encoded by the coding sequence GTGCAGTTCGAACCGCTGGACGTCACGGGTGCGTTCCTGCTGCGACCCGAACGGCGTGCCGACGCACGTGGCTGGTTCGCGAGGGTGTTCTCGGCCGACGAGTTCGCTGCCCACGGCCTCGACGTGACGATCGCACAGATCAACCTCACGGCGACCGAACGGGCGGGGACCGTCCGAGGGCTCCACTACCAGCTGCCGCCCGCTGCCGAGTCGAAGCTGGTGCGGTGCACCGAGGGTGCGATCTTTGACGTGGTCGTCGACAGCCGTCCCGGCTCGCCGACCTTCGGGCGCTGGGCCGGCGCCGAGCTGTCGGCCGAGGACGGTGTGTCCCTCTACGTCCCTGCTGGGTGTGCACACGGGTACCAGGCGCTCGTCGACGGGACGCGGACGCTGTACCACGCGAGCGTCAGCTACTCGCCGCAGCACGAGCGGGGGATCGATCACGCCGATCCGCAGCTGGCGATCTCGTGGCCCCTCCCCCCGAGCGGGCTCTCCGAGAAGGACGCCTCGCTGCCACCTCTGAGCGAGGCGGACCTCCCTGGTCAGGACTGA
- a CDS encoding UDP-glucose dehydrogenase family protein, translated as MRISIVGTGYVGLVSGVCLAHLGHDVVCVDLDAEKVASINAGICPIHEVGLAELLRGVLGERFRVTTDVIAAIAETEVTMLAVGTPFGEDRIDLGQIEGAADQLGHALASIDRYHVVVVKSTVVPGTTEDVVGPVLEARSGRHLGTDIGLAMNPEFLREGAAVEDFLAPDRIVLGGIDERTLDVLTELYSVFQDVPVLRVDPRTAEMIKYSSNALLTTLISFSNEIGNLCGELGTDVTEVLGGVHLDRRLSPVVDGARISPGVLSYLEAGCGFGGSCFPKDVKALVAHGEAVEVDMPLLRSVLAVNTAQPGVLVDRLRRHLDPRGARVAVLGAAFKAGTDDVRESPALAVISLLRDAGAEVVVHDPVALVHAEAALGSDGISFVDDLATAIDGADAIILVTAWPEYAALPELLAGRSTLLVDGRRMLTPDAFPRYDGIGFPADI; from the coding sequence GTGCGCATCTCGATCGTCGGGACCGGCTACGTCGGGCTGGTCTCGGGTGTCTGTCTGGCCCACCTCGGTCACGACGTGGTCTGTGTCGACCTCGACGCGGAGAAGGTGGCCAGCATCAACGCCGGCATCTGTCCGATCCACGAGGTCGGCCTGGCGGAGCTGCTCCGGGGTGTGCTCGGCGAGAGGTTCCGGGTGACGACGGATGTGATCGCGGCGATCGCCGAGACGGAGGTGACGATGCTGGCCGTCGGCACCCCCTTCGGAGAGGACCGCATCGATCTCGGACAGATCGAAGGCGCTGCCGATCAGCTCGGCCACGCGCTCGCCAGCATCGATCGCTACCACGTCGTGGTCGTCAAGAGCACCGTGGTGCCAGGCACCACGGAGGACGTCGTGGGACCGGTGCTCGAGGCGCGCTCCGGGCGCCACCTCGGCACCGACATCGGGCTCGCCATGAACCCCGAGTTCCTCCGGGAGGGAGCGGCCGTCGAGGACTTCCTGGCACCCGATCGCATCGTGCTCGGCGGCATCGACGAGCGGACCCTCGACGTGTTGACCGAGCTCTACTCGGTGTTCCAGGACGTGCCCGTGCTCCGCGTCGACCCCAGGACGGCGGAGATGATCAAGTACTCCTCGAACGCGCTACTGACGACGCTCATCTCCTTCTCCAACGAGATCGGCAACCTCTGCGGGGAGCTCGGTACCGACGTCACCGAGGTGCTCGGCGGCGTTCACCTCGACCGCCGGCTCTCCCCCGTCGTCGACGGCGCACGGATCTCGCCGGGCGTGCTCAGCTATCTCGAAGCCGGCTGCGGTTTCGGCGGGAGCTGCTTCCCGAAGGACGTCAAGGCGCTGGTGGCCCACGGCGAGGCCGTGGAGGTCGACATGCCGCTGCTGCGCTCCGTCCTGGCGGTCAACACCGCGCAGCCCGGCGTGCTCGTCGATCGCCTGCGCCGCCACCTCGACCCCAGGGGCGCCCGCGTCGCGGTGTTGGGCGCGGCGTTCAAGGCCGGCACCGACGACGTGCGGGAGTCTCCCGCACTCGCGGTGATCTCCCTGCTCCGCGACGCCGGCGCTGAGGTCGTCGTCCACGACCCAGTCGCGCTGGTGCACGCCGAGGCGGCGCTCGGAAGCGACGGGATCTCGTTCGTCGACGACCTCGCCACGGCGATCGACGGCGCCGACGCCATCATCCTCGTCACGGCCTGGCCGGAGTACGCCGCACTGCCGGAGCTGCTCGCCGGCCGCTCGACCTTGCTCGTCGACGGCCGGCGGATGCTGACGCCGGACGCGTTCCCTCGTTACGACGGCATCGGGTTCCCCGCTGACATCTGA
- a CDS encoding NAD-dependent epimerase/dehydratase family protein: MATRDLDRLTDRLHDAFAAMAGAELLITGGAGFLGYYLVQAPLAWNAVNPSQDPIRVTVHDNFLRGVPSWLSGRDDRALRVVERDVMVPLPTTEPRFDHIIHAASVASPTYYRRHPIETMDANVGGLRVLLDHAAARADTATPVHGLLFFSTSEIYGDPDPANIPTIETYRGQVSCTGPRACYDESKRYGETLCVNFAHARGVAVTIARPFNNYGPGLRIDDRRVLPDLARDVLADRDVVLLSDGRATRTFCYVMDAVDGYYRILTAGRPGEPYNIGADRPEISVRELADRVVDVAHRLTGYAGQVVQRTSDDPDYLTDNPSRRCPVIDKARTELGYEPEVELDEGLERALRWYLAEGGS, translated from the coding sequence GTGGCCACACGCGACCTCGATCGGCTCACCGATCGGCTCCACGACGCCTTCGCGGCCATGGCCGGTGCGGAGCTGCTGATCACGGGCGGCGCAGGCTTCCTCGGCTACTACCTCGTGCAGGCGCCGCTGGCTTGGAACGCGGTGAACCCGAGCCAGGACCCGATCAGGGTCACCGTCCACGACAACTTCCTCCGCGGCGTGCCGAGCTGGCTGTCCGGCCGTGACGATCGCGCGCTGCGGGTCGTGGAACGCGACGTCATGGTCCCGCTGCCGACGACGGAGCCACGTTTCGACCACATCATCCACGCGGCGTCCGTGGCGTCGCCGACCTACTACCGCAGGCATCCGATCGAGACGATGGACGCGAACGTCGGCGGGCTGCGCGTCCTGCTCGACCATGCGGCAGCGCGCGCCGACACGGCGACTCCCGTACACGGGCTGCTCTTCTTCTCGACCAGCGAGATCTACGGCGACCCCGACCCGGCAAACATCCCCACGATCGAGACCTACCGTGGGCAGGTCTCGTGCACCGGGCCGCGCGCCTGCTACGACGAGTCCAAGCGCTACGGCGAGACGCTCTGCGTGAACTTCGCCCACGCACGCGGCGTCGCCGTGACGATCGCCCGCCCCTTCAACAACTACGGACCCGGTCTCCGCATCGACGACCGGCGGGTCCTGCCCGACCTGGCACGTGACGTCCTCGCCGACCGGGACGTGGTGCTGCTCTCGGACGGCCGAGCGACGCGGACCTTCTGCTACGTGATGGATGCCGTCGACGGGTACTACCGGATACTCACAGCCGGCCGCCCGGGTGAGCCGTACAACATCGGCGCCGACCGCCCGGAGATCTCGGTTCGAGAGCTTGCCGACCGGGTCGTCGACGTCGCACACCGGTTGACCGGTTACGCGGGTCAGGTCGTGCAGCGCACCTCGGACGACCCTGACTACCTGACCGACAACCCGAGCCGTCGCTGCCCGGTCATCGACAAAGCCCGGACGGAGCTCGGCTACGAACCGGAGGTCGAGCTCGACGAGGGCCTCGAGCGCGCCCTGCGCTGGTACCTCGCCGAAGGGGGCAGCTGA
- a CDS encoding IspD/TarI family cytidylyltransferase produces MDRRHERRSEVGQRTCALVLAAGEGARFGRRKQFVSAAGHRLVDLAVRAATSTCDRVVLVLPAGQTWDGPPVDAVVVGGDDRGASVRRGLDAIDETHGTVLIHQAANPLASTGTIRALLAAVDAGAAAAVPGLRPADLARRAPDGVLGEVIGRDDLVLVQTPAAFRLDVLRAAHARGGPAIEETTLVTACGFAVQIIPGDPRNLHVATPEDLEIVAALLTAARR; encoded by the coding sequence GTGGATCGCCGACACGAGCGTCGTTCCGAGGTGGGTCAGCGGACCTGCGCGCTCGTCCTGGCGGCCGGCGAGGGCGCCCGCTTCGGGCGGCGCAAGCAGTTCGTGAGCGCTGCGGGACACCGCCTGGTGGATCTGGCTGTCCGAGCCGCCACCAGTACCTGCGACCGTGTCGTGCTCGTGCTGCCGGCCGGTCAGACATGGGACGGCCCGCCGGTCGACGCCGTCGTCGTCGGAGGCGATGACCGGGGTGCATCGGTGCGTCGTGGACTGGACGCGATCGACGAGACCCACGGCACCGTCCTGATCCACCAGGCCGCCAACCCGTTGGCGTCGACCGGGACCATCCGGGCGCTCCTGGCCGCCGTCGACGCCGGCGCCGCCGCGGCGGTGCCCGGCCTTCGGCCCGCGGACCTGGCGCGCCGAGCGCCCGACGGGGTGCTCGGCGAGGTCATCGGTCGGGACGATCTGGTTCTGGTCCAGACACCGGCCGCCTTCCGACTCGACGTGCTCCGGGCGGCGCACGCCAGGGGCGGCCCGGCCATCGAGGAGACCACACTCGTCACGGCGTGCGGCTTCGCGGTCCAGATCATCCCGGGCGATCCTCGCAACCTCCACGTCGCGACCCCGGAGGATCTGGAGATCGTGGCCGCCCTCCTCACCGCTGCCCGGCGTTAG
- a CDS encoding carbamoyltransferase C-terminal domain-containing protein has translation MKILGINDQHNASACLVVDGLVVAAVQEERFSRIKNEFCFPARAVAWCLASTGTRPDELDEVAIASEHIIGGFTGPDLVRSYARTNHPVTQLRRAARRTPLHAVRRRQRRQERLASVVDSGLPLDRTTFIEHHTAHAAAAYHGSPWKEDPVLVITCDGQGDGLSASVRIGERGRLSPELATVKAADSLGSVYATITALSGMIPLEHEYKLMGMAPFAPEPGGERSYRQFEGMFRFTDPGGMSWTRTKSVPSMEYAYPYFRKRLERHRFDWIAAGVQRFTEEHLARWIGNAIAETGVHKLALGGGVFMNVKANQRIYRLDEVEDLFIFPSCGDETNAMGAAFEAQATASVGTTEPVGIPALGHVYWGPGIEEVEVEALLPELARDGMHVQRHDDIEAAVVDLLVAGEVVARAKGRMEFGARALGNRSILADPTRPDVVRIINDMIKSRDFWMPFAPAILAEESDDYIDNPRGMVAPYMIMTFDSKRPEDFPAAIQPYDRTARPQIVYREHNPDLHRLISGFRDKTGRAVVLNTSFNLHGYPIVSSAADAVSVLRSSGLRHLAVGNHLISKA, from the coding sequence ATGAAGATCCTGGGTATCAACGACCAGCACAACGCGTCCGCCTGTCTGGTCGTCGACGGGCTGGTCGTGGCCGCCGTCCAGGAGGAGCGGTTCTCGCGCATCAAGAACGAGTTCTGCTTCCCAGCCCGCGCCGTGGCGTGGTGCCTCGCGAGCACCGGTACCCGCCCGGACGAGTTGGACGAGGTGGCGATCGCGAGCGAGCACATCATCGGCGGCTTCACCGGCCCCGACCTGGTGCGCTCGTACGCGCGGACGAACCACCCTGTCACGCAGCTGCGCCGTGCCGCCCGGCGCACGCCGCTCCACGCCGTCCGTCGCAGGCAGCGACGCCAGGAACGGCTCGCGTCCGTGGTCGACTCGGGGCTCCCGCTCGACCGAACGACGTTCATCGAGCACCACACGGCCCATGCGGCTGCCGCCTACCACGGTTCGCCCTGGAAGGAGGATCCGGTCCTCGTCATCACCTGCGACGGGCAGGGCGACGGCCTCTCGGCCAGCGTCCGCATCGGCGAGCGAGGCCGCCTGTCGCCCGAGCTCGCCACCGTCAAGGCAGCCGACTCCCTCGGCAGCGTCTACGCCACCATCACGGCGCTCTCGGGCATGATCCCGCTCGAACACGAGTACAAGCTCATGGGGATGGCGCCGTTCGCTCCCGAGCCGGGTGGCGAACGCAGCTACCGACAGTTCGAGGGGATGTTCCGCTTCACCGACCCTGGCGGCATGTCCTGGACGCGCACCAAGAGCGTGCCGAGCATGGAGTACGCCTACCCGTACTTCCGTAAGCGCCTCGAACGGCACCGGTTCGACTGGATCGCGGCCGGTGTGCAGCGCTTCACCGAGGAGCACCTCGCTCGGTGGATCGGCAACGCCATCGCCGAGACCGGCGTCCACAAGCTCGCCCTCGGTGGCGGCGTCTTCATGAACGTGAAGGCGAACCAACGCATTTACCGGCTCGACGAGGTCGAGGACCTGTTCATCTTCCCGTCGTGTGGTGACGAGACCAACGCCATGGGGGCGGCGTTCGAGGCCCAGGCGACGGCGTCGGTCGGTACGACGGAGCCCGTCGGCATCCCGGCCCTCGGTCACGTGTACTGGGGACCGGGCATCGAGGAGGTCGAGGTCGAGGCGCTCCTGCCGGAGCTGGCCCGCGACGGCATGCACGTGCAACGGCACGACGACATCGAAGCAGCCGTCGTCGACCTGCTCGTCGCGGGGGAGGTCGTCGCACGGGCCAAGGGCAGGATGGAGTTCGGCGCACGGGCGCTCGGCAACCGTTCCATCCTCGCCGATCCGACCCGTCCTGACGTCGTCCGCATCATCAACGACATGATCAAGAGCCGTGACTTCTGGATGCCCTTCGCGCCCGCGATCCTGGCCGAGGAGAGCGACGACTACATCGACAACCCCCGCGGCATGGTCGCGCCGTACATGATCATGACGTTCGACTCCAAGCGTCCCGAGGACTTCCCGGCCGCGATCCAGCCCTACGATCGCACGGCGCGACCCCAGATCGTCTACCGCGAACACAACCCCGACCTCCACCGGCTGATCTCCGGCTTCCGGGACAAGACGGGCCGTGCTGTCGTGCTCAACACGTCCTTCAACCTCCACGGGTACCCGATCGTGTCCTCGGCGGCCGACGCGGTCTCGGTGTTGCGCAGCTCGGGGCTGCGGCATCTGGCCGTCGGCAACCACCTGATCAGCAAGGCCTAG
- a CDS encoding glycosyltransferase family 4 protein, whose protein sequence is MTDATGQLPVLTRPRKVVIVQEVVLHYRERFYELLRDRLRRAEIELVLVHSNDMTGDVWRSGVDLHWSHRVPVRRLRLGGRELVWQSCWHLLDGSDLIIVEQGSRHLLNYLLFTGQALGRRRVALWGHGRNLDVRDSSRLGEAVKAMGSRRAHWWFAYNDLSAEIVEGLGVARGRITAVQNTIDTIRLRDRVAALTEDDVHAMRRSLGLDGGRVGLYLGSLAPGKRLDYLFEASEAVHAAAPDFHLIVTGAGTEDARLRRFAAARQWVHPVGPVRGSAKAGMLRVADLVLLPAGAGLAVLDSFAAGTPMVISRAFPHGPEASYIEQGVNGVAVDDGGDPSVYGRAIVDLLADQARRTVLGARARESAERYTIENMVERFAGGIEDALAAGT, encoded by the coding sequence GTGACGGATGCCACGGGACAGCTTCCGGTCCTGACCCGCCCGCGGAAGGTCGTGATCGTCCAGGAGGTCGTGCTCCACTACCGTGAGCGTTTCTACGAGCTCCTCCGCGACCGTCTGCGCCGGGCAGAGATCGAGCTCGTCCTCGTCCACAGCAACGACATGACCGGCGATGTGTGGCGGTCCGGGGTGGACCTCCACTGGTCGCACCGGGTCCCTGTCCGACGCCTCCGTCTGGGCGGCCGTGAGCTGGTGTGGCAGTCCTGTTGGCACCTGCTGGACGGCAGCGACCTGATCATCGTCGAGCAGGGCAGCCGCCACCTGCTCAACTACCTGCTGTTCACGGGACAGGCCCTCGGTCGCCGTCGCGTCGCGTTGTGGGGCCACGGCCGCAACCTCGACGTCCGTGACTCCAGCCGGCTCGGCGAAGCGGTCAAGGCGATGGGAAGCCGCCGTGCGCACTGGTGGTTCGCCTACAACGATCTCTCTGCCGAGATCGTCGAGGGACTAGGGGTAGCACGCGGACGCATCACGGCGGTCCAGAACACGATCGACACGATCCGACTTCGCGATCGTGTGGCGGCGCTCACGGAGGACGATGTCCACGCGATGCGCCGGTCGCTCGGACTCGATGGCGGGCGCGTCGGGCTCTACCTCGGCAGCCTCGCACCGGGCAAACGGCTCGACTACCTGTTCGAGGCGAGCGAGGCGGTCCACGCCGCGGCCCCGGACTTCCACCTGATCGTCACCGGAGCCGGGACGGAGGATGCCAGGCTGCGACGCTTCGCAGCGGCCAGGCAGTGGGTGCATCCGGTCGGACCCGTCCGTGGGAGCGCGAAGGCGGGCATGCTGAGGGTCGCCGATCTGGTGCTGCTGCCCGCCGGCGCCGGACTCGCCGTCCTCGACAGCTTCGCTGCCGGAACGCCGATGGTCATCAGCCGAGCCTTCCCGCACGGGCCGGAGGCCTCCTACATCGAGCAGGGGGTGAACGGCGTGGCGGTCGATGACGGGGGTGACCCATCGGTCTACGGGCGAGCGATCGTCGACCTTCTCGCTGACCAGGCTCGCCGGACCGTGCTCGGGGCCCGTGCTCGCGAGTCCGCGGAGCGGTACACCATCGAGAACATGGTGGAACGGTTCGCTGGCGGGATCGAGGACGCACTCGCCGCCGGCACGTGA
- a CDS encoding glycosyltransferase — MDISVVIPCFDAAPVVGQQLTALADQVDAPPFEVVVVDDGSGDATSDIVRGHAARLAELRIIRLDHSGGVANARNVGVEHATGSRVLFCDADDVVAPAWVAALSSALDEHPLVAGPLEYGQLNPASLAAVAAGRQTHGLQLGDPPFLPFAGGGNLGARREVLEAIGGFDTSLPALEDTDLCFRAQLAGFALAFEPAAVVHVRLRGSLLSSYRQGWSWGMGTACLHRRFRASGMQPPNRWRHLLGWFAALPRLSTVRSREHLAIWLFVHGWRVGRLRFGLEHRLRGP, encoded by the coding sequence GTGGACATCAGCGTGGTCATCCCATGCTTCGACGCCGCGCCGGTGGTCGGTCAGCAGCTGACGGCACTCGCAGATCAGGTGGACGCGCCACCGTTCGAGGTCGTCGTGGTCGACGATGGCTCGGGCGACGCAACCTCCGACATCGTGCGGGGTCACGCGGCTCGTCTCGCCGAGCTCCGGATCATCCGCCTCGATCACAGCGGCGGCGTGGCGAACGCCCGCAACGTCGGCGTCGAGCACGCCACCGGCAGCCGGGTGCTGTTCTGCGATGCCGACGACGTCGTGGCCCCCGCGTGGGTCGCCGCGCTGTCGAGCGCGCTGGACGAGCATCCGCTGGTCGCTGGCCCGCTCGAGTACGGGCAACTGAACCCAGCGTCGCTCGCTGCCGTCGCAGCCGGTCGGCAGACCCACGGTCTGCAGCTCGGTGACCCGCCGTTCCTGCCCTTCGCGGGAGGGGGCAACCTCGGGGCCAGACGTGAGGTCCTCGAGGCGATCGGAGGGTTCGACACCTCGCTCCCCGCGCTCGAGGACACCGACCTGTGCTTCCGAGCGCAGCTTGCCGGCTTCGCGCTGGCGTTCGAGCCCGCGGCCGTCGTCCACGTCCGCCTCCGAGGTTCCCTGCTGAGCTCGTACCGGCAGGGGTGGAGTTGGGGTATGGGCACCGCATGCCTCCACCGAAGGTTCCGCGCGTCGGGTATGCAGCCGCCGAACCGGTGGCGTCACCTCCTGGGTTGGTTCGCAGCGCTTCCACGCCTCTCGACGGTCCGCAGCCGTGAACACCTCGCCATCTGGTTGTTCGTCCACGGCTGGCGGGTCGGCCGCCTGCGCTTCGGGCTCGAGCATCGTCTGCGTGGTCCGTAG
- a CDS encoding methyltransferase domain-containing protein: MWGNLRRPEPISRSFGFDRGTPVDRYYLRRFLLAESDAIRDVAGEISEPRYVREFGGDRVTRVEVIDIDASNPRSTIVADLAQAGSLPAAHFDCLVIVQTLQYVDPLVDALRTCVDALAPGGTLLLALPGISAHDAHVPFENDYWRFQPAGVDALLQRVAPQARSIVRGYGNLVAAVAALHGLAAEELSQAELTHHDPGFPVLVCARVDVPPN; this comes from the coding sequence GTGTGGGGCAACCTCCGCCGGCCGGAACCCATCAGTCGCTCGTTCGGCTTCGATCGTGGTACCCCGGTCGACCGCTACTACCTCCGGCGGTTCCTGCTCGCCGAGTCGGACGCGATCCGTGATGTGGCCGGTGAGATCTCCGAACCGCGCTACGTGCGAGAGTTCGGCGGTGACCGGGTGACGCGGGTCGAGGTCATCGACATCGACGCGAGCAACCCCCGTTCGACGATCGTCGCGGATCTGGCGCAGGCGGGCAGCCTGCCCGCGGCCCACTTCGACTGCCTCGTGATCGTCCAGACGCTGCAGTACGTCGACCCGCTGGTCGATGCCCTCCGGACCTGCGTCGACGCGCTGGCTCCGGGCGGCACGTTGCTCCTGGCCCTCCCCGGGATCTCGGCTCACGACGCCCACGTCCCGTTCGAGAACGACTACTGGCGGTTCCAACCGGCTGGCGTCGACGCGCTGCTGCAACGGGTCGCGCCACAGGCACGGTCGATCGTCCGGGGCTACGGCAACCTCGTGGCCGCGGTCGCCGCACTCCACGGGCTCGCCGCGGAGGAGCTCAGCCAGGCGGAGCTGACACACCACGACCCGGGTTTCCCGGTCCTGGTGTGTGCGCGTGTGGACGTTCCCCCGAACTGA
- a CDS encoding polysaccharide deacetylase family protein translates to MQAVTRWAKPAADRLLRRPLAARAVGRIGGLRGRGLALLWHRIGPDGPRTHETVRTVATADLADQLDVLGRLGDIVPLGELEQPQPGPRPRFALTFDDDAAGHVEHTLPLLRARGLPATFFLSGRWAVGDGPYWWELLESRIRSEGASNVAAAYGLPRDADATRIAQALTGTPHAEDLGEVARRNGPPPMTRAHALALVADGMEIGFHTRQHPSLPTLGEHEAELAVTVGRAELAADLGVSIVRFAYPHGHVDDRVAAVVRSGGYRSAWTTRKRTVSKGHDPMMLGRWDLGHLPLDAFRAALLRGLARPSP, encoded by the coding sequence ATGCAGGCAGTTACGAGGTGGGCCAAGCCGGCGGCGGACCGGCTGCTCCGCCGGCCCCTGGCCGCCCGCGCGGTCGGCCGTATCGGCGGTCTCCGGGGTCGGGGTCTCGCGCTGCTGTGGCACCGGATCGGGCCGGACGGTCCGAGGACGCACGAGACCGTGCGGACGGTGGCGACGGCGGACCTCGCCGACCAGCTCGACGTGCTCGGTCGCCTGGGCGACATCGTCCCTCTGGGTGAGCTCGAGCAGCCACAGCCCGGTCCGCGGCCACGGTTCGCCCTGACGTTCGACGACGACGCCGCAGGTCACGTCGAGCACACGCTGCCGCTCCTGCGTGCCCGCGGCCTCCCGGCGACGTTCTTCCTGTCGGGCCGATGGGCCGTGGGCGATGGTCCGTACTGGTGGGAGCTGCTCGAGTCGAGGATCCGGTCCGAGGGCGCCTCCAACGTCGCAGCCGCGTACGGGCTGCCACGAGATGCCGACGCGACGAGGATCGCGCAGGCCCTCACGGGGACGCCGCACGCCGAGGATCTGGGCGAGGTCGCGAGGCGGAACGGACCGCCACCGATGACGCGCGCGCACGCGCTGGCCTTGGTGGCGGATGGCATGGAGATCGGGTTCCACACGCGGCAGCATCCGTCGCTCCCCACGTTGGGTGAGCACGAGGCGGAGCTCGCGGTCACCGTCGGACGGGCCGAGCTCGCGGCTGATCTCGGCGTGTCGATCGTCCGCTTCGCGTACCCTCACGGGCACGTGGACGACCGCGTCGCCGCGGTCGTGCGCTCCGGGGGGTACCGGAGCGCGTGGACGACCCGCAAGCGGACCGTCTCGAAGGGGCACGATCCCATGATGCTCGGACGTTGGGACCTCGGGCACCTCCCGCTGGACGCCTTCCGAGCCGCGCTCCTTCGAGGACTGGCGAGGCCCTCGCCGTGA